A part of Olleya sp. Bg11-27 genomic DNA contains:
- a CDS encoding 2-oxoglutarate dehydrogenase E1 component — translation MDKYSFLNAAHTAYFADLYDQYLENPDSVEPSWRAFFQGYDFGSENYGLDGEIAEGVSTQMPEHVQKEFQVVKLIDGYRNRGHLFTKTNPVRDRRKYEPSLALENFGLTQADLDTNFNAGDILGIGAQTLREIVKHLNSIYCDAIGVEYMYIRKPDEIQWIQSKLNINDNQPNFSGAQKKHILKKLNEAVSFESFLHTKYVGQKRFSLEGGESLIPGLDAVIEKAAELGVQEFVMGMAHRGRLSTLTNIFGKSAKDIFSEFDGKDYEQEVFDGDVKYHLGWTSNRQTNSGKKINLSIAPNPSHLETVGAVVEGIVRAKQDNFYSDNFSKVLPIVVHGDAAIAGQGLVYEVVQMAQLDGYKTNGTIHVVVNNQVGFTTNYLDARSSTYCTDIAKVTLSPVLHVNADDAEAVVHAMLFALDFRMNFKRDVFIDLLGYRKYGHNEGDEPRFTQPKLYKAISKHANPRDIYAAKLIEQGIIDKDHVKTLENEYKSSLEEKLEDSRKEDKTVITPFMEDQWKDFTQVDETIMMQPIDTTTSIEKLAAITKVISNLPKDKKFIRKIERLINERQNMFDENRLDWAMAEHLAYGTLLDEGYNVRMSGQDVERGTFSHRHAVVKVEDSEEEILLLNQINDKQGQFYIYNSLLSEYGVVGFDYGYAMASPNTLTIWEAQFGDFSNGAQIMLDQYISAGEDKWKTQNGLVMLLPHGYEGQGAEHSSARMERYLQLCAKDNMFVADCTTPANFFHLLRRQMKVNFRKPLIVFTPKSLLRHPKCVSTVDEFANGSFQTLIDDASVKVDKVKTLVFLTGKFYYDLDEERDNLNRDDIAFVRIEQLFPLPTIAIKDILGKYTNAEDIVWAQEEPRNMGAYSHMLMNLDEARDFRLASRRPYGAPAAGSSVRSKKRHKEVIDFVFDKTKNNQRQAK, via the coding sequence ATGGATAAATACTCCTTTTTAAACGCAGCACATACAGCATACTTTGCTGACTTATACGATCAATACTTAGAAAACCCTGACTCTGTAGAGCCTAGTTGGAGAGCCTTTTTTCAAGGTTACGACTTTGGTTCGGAAAATTACGGATTAGATGGAGAAATAGCAGAGGGTGTTTCCACCCAAATGCCTGAGCATGTTCAAAAAGAATTTCAAGTAGTAAAATTAATAGATGGTTATCGTAACAGAGGGCATTTATTTACTAAAACAAACCCGGTAAGGGATCGTCGTAAGTACGAGCCTAGTTTGGCATTGGAAAATTTTGGTTTGACACAAGCCGATTTGGATACCAATTTTAATGCTGGTGATATTTTAGGTATAGGTGCACAAACACTTAGAGAAATTGTTAAACATTTAAATAGTATTTATTGCGATGCTATTGGAGTGGAATACATGTATATCAGAAAACCTGACGAAATACAGTGGATTCAGAGCAAATTAAATATAAACGACAATCAGCCTAATTTTTCTGGAGCGCAAAAAAAGCACATCCTAAAAAAATTAAATGAGGCCGTATCGTTTGAAAGTTTTCTACATACTAAATATGTAGGACAAAAACGGTTCTCTCTGGAAGGAGGGGAGTCTTTAATCCCAGGATTAGATGCCGTAATTGAAAAAGCAGCAGAACTTGGTGTTCAAGAATTTGTAATGGGAATGGCGCACAGAGGGCGTTTGAGTACCTTAACAAATATTTTTGGAAAGTCTGCAAAAGACATTTTTAGCGAGTTTGATGGAAAGGATTACGAGCAAGAAGTTTTTGATGGAGATGTCAAGTATCATTTAGGTTGGACTAGTAATCGTCAGACTAATAGTGGGAAAAAAATAAACCTAAGTATTGCACCAAACCCATCACACTTAGAGACGGTTGGAGCAGTTGTTGAAGGTATTGTTAGAGCAAAACAAGATAATTTTTATAGCGATAACTTTAGTAAAGTTTTACCAATCGTAGTTCACGGAGATGCAGCAATAGCAGGTCAAGGATTAGTGTACGAAGTGGTACAAATGGCACAGTTAGATGGTTATAAAACTAACGGGACAATTCACGTCGTTGTTAATAATCAAGTCGGATTTACAACTAACTATTTAGACGCTAGATCTAGTACGTATTGTACAGATATTGCCAAAGTAACGTTATCTCCAGTGTTACATGTTAATGCAGACGATGCAGAAGCAGTAGTGCATGCGATGTTATTTGCATTAGATTTTAGAATGAATTTTAAGCGTGACGTATTTATTGACCTTTTAGGATATAGAAAATACGGGCATAATGAAGGTGATGAACCAAGATTTACGCAACCAAAATTGTATAAAGCAATTTCTAAACATGCCAATCCAAGAGATATCTATGCTGCCAAACTAATTGAGCAAGGTATTATTGATAAAGACCATGTTAAGACATTAGAAAACGAGTACAAATCTAGCTTAGAAGAAAAGTTAGAAGATTCTCGTAAAGAAGATAAAACGGTCATCACCCCATTTATGGAGGATCAATGGAAAGATTTTACTCAGGTAGATGAAACTATTATGATGCAACCAATTGATACAACTACTTCTATTGAGAAGTTAGCAGCTATTACCAAAGTAATCTCTAACTTACCAAAAGATAAAAAGTTTATCAGAAAAATAGAACGTCTAATCAATGAGCGTCAAAATATGTTTGACGAAAATAGATTGGATTGGGCTATGGCAGAACATTTAGCATACGGAACACTTTTAGACGAAGGTTATAATGTGCGTATGTCAGGTCAAGATGTAGAACGTGGTACGTTTTCTCACAGACACGCAGTTGTGAAAGTTGAGGATAGTGAAGAAGAAATTTTATTATTAAACCAAATAAATGATAAGCAAGGTCAATTTTATATCTATAACTCTTTACTTTCAGAGTATGGCGTAGTAGGATTTGATTATGGGTACGCTATGGCAAGTCCAAATACTTTAACTATTTGGGAAGCGCAGTTTGGAGATTTTAGTAATGGTGCTCAAATCATGCTAGATCAATATATTTCTGCTGGTGAAGATAAGTGGAAAACTCAAAACGGATTAGTCATGTTATTACCACATGGTTATGAAGGACAAGGAGCAGAGCACTCTTCCGCACGTATGGAACGTTATTTACAGTTGTGTGCAAAAGATAATATGTTTGTTGCAGATTGTACAACACCAGCTAACTTCTTTCACTTGTTAAGACGTCAAATGAAGGTTAACTTTCGTAAGCCATTAATCGTGTTTACGCCAAAAAGTTTATTACGTCATCCAAAATGTGTTAGCACAGTAGATGAGTTTGCAAACGGAAGCTTCCAAACATTGATAGATGATGCCTCTGTAAAAGTAGATAAAGTTAAGACTCTTGTCTTTTTAACAGGTAAATTTTATTACGATTTAGACGAAGAGCGTGATAACTTAAATAGAGATGATATCGCTTTTGTTAGAATAGAGCAGTTATTTCCATTGCCAACTATAGCTATAAAAGATATATTAGGAAAGTATACAAATGCGGAAGATATCGTTTGGGCGCAAGAAGAACCAAGAAATATGGGAGCCTATTCGCACATGTTGATGAATTTGGACGAAGCAAGAGATTTTAGACTGGCTTCTAGAAGACCTTATGGTGCGCCAGCAGCGGGTAGCTCTGTGCGTTCTAAAAAACGTCATAAAGAAGTTATCGACTTTGTATTTGATAAGACTAAAAATAACCAGCGTCAAGCTAAATAA
- a CDS encoding DUF3887 domain-containing protein, with translation MKKVLLILSLLISSIGIAQDSDNYKQATSSFQSHYNNGDVVGLFNMFDDDFKKVSTLEKTKTFFKDEVDMSALGKIESMEYVNTVRKGNNYIVNFENGVYNLYLMLGADNKLEFFEMNSVN, from the coding sequence ATGAAAAAAGTACTATTAATTTTATCACTTTTGATTAGTTCAATTGGGATTGCTCAAGACAGCGATAATTATAAACAAGCAACTTCTAGCTTTCAAAGTCATTATAATAATGGTGATGTCGTTGGCTTATTTAATATGTTTGATGATGATTTTAAAAAAGTTTCAACTTTAGAAAAAACAAAGACGTTTTTCAAAGACGAAGTTGATATGAGTGCCTTGGGTAAAATAGAATCAATGGAATATGTTAATACTGTTAGAAAAGGTAATAATTACATTGTGAATTTTGAAAACGGAGTTTATAATCTGTATTTAATGTTAGGAGCAGATAATAAACTTGAATTTTTTGAAATGAATTCAGTAAACTAA
- a CDS encoding fasciclin domain-containing protein, whose amino-acid sequence MKLIKQLLFVFAITLTLYACKNETNGTTETATDQETKSENKERTGQAFIKDDGSTTVLSIAMGSKDHTTLVAAVQAAQLENALVNAGPLMVFAPTNAAFAALPEGTVDNLLKPENKAALANILKYHVTPGNYSKDFLKKFKKLGQANNDYVKVEVVDGEPMIGGAKILGSVKAGNGIVHIIDKVLLPPTE is encoded by the coding sequence ATGAAACTAATAAAACAATTGCTCTTTGTTTTTGCTATCACGCTAACCTTATACGCGTGCAAAAACGAAACTAACGGTACGACCGAAACAGCAACAGACCAAGAAACTAAAAGTGAAAATAAAGAAAGAACAGGGCAAGCCTTTATTAAAGACGACGGAAGCACAACGGTTTTAAGCATAGCAATGGGCTCTAAAGACCACACCACTTTAGTCGCTGCTGTTCAAGCTGCACAATTAGAAAACGCTTTAGTTAATGCAGGACCATTAATGGTTTTTGCTCCAACTAACGCTGCTTTCGCAGCATTACCTGAAGGCACTGTAGACAATTTATTGAAGCCAGAAAACAAAGCGGCTTTAGCAAATATTTTAAAATACCATGTGACACCAGGAAACTACTCCAAAGATTTCTTAAAGAAGTTTAAAAAATTAGGTCAAGCTAATAATGACTATGTAAAAGTAGAAGTAGTCGATGGAGAACCAATGATTGGAGGCGCTAAAATACTAGGTAGTGTAAAAGCCGGAAACGGAATAGTACACATCATAGATAAAGTTTTATTACCGCCAACAGAATAA
- the nosZ gene encoding Sec-dependent nitrous-oxide reductase, translated as MKNIITSSIAMLVILIGFTSCNKGNNSGGKSGALASNVAERVYVAPGEYDSHYAFLSGGYSGNVTVYGLPSGRMFKEIPVFSQFPTSGYGYSEETKPMLNTSHGFIPWGDAHHPDISQSKGELDGRWLFINENNTPRIARLSLTTFETEEIIEVPNSAGNHSSSFVTENTEYVVAGTRFSVPIPQRDMPIKDYKGNFQGALSFISVAPETGNMDIKFQILMPGFNYDLSHPGRGKSHGWFFFTTYNTEEASTLLEVNASQNDKDFIAAINWKKIEDYVNNGGGTMIPANYAHNVYDDETHTATSTMKKEVRVVNPIDVPGAVYFIPTPKSPHGCDVDPSGEYIVGNGKLSANLTVHSFTKMLDAIEKEKFAGEAYGIPILNFEDVLAGVVEQPGLGPLHTEFDGKGNAYTTFFISSEVVKWKLGTWEVIDRKPTYYSVGHLTIPGGNSGKPQGKYMFAMNKITKDRYLPTGPEMEHSAQLYDISGDKMELLLDFPTHGEPHYAAAMEASIIKEQSQKIYKLADNKHPYAAKSDADTKVVREGKEVHIYLTTIRSHFSPDNIEGIKVGDKVYFHVTNLEQDFDVPHGFAVIGQNNSELLVMPGQTKTSVWEPKQVGVWPFYCTDFCSALHQEMQGYIRVSAADSDTPIKWSLGEDIE; from the coding sequence ATGAAAAATATAATAACGTCAAGTATTGCAATGCTAGTTATCCTAATAGGATTTACAAGTTGTAACAAAGGTAATAACTCAGGTGGTAAATCTGGTGCATTAGCTAGTAACGTAGCCGAACGCGTCTATGTTGCTCCTGGAGAGTACGACTCGCATTACGCCTTCTTATCAGGTGGATACAGTGGTAACGTAACAGTGTACGGTTTACCTTCTGGTAGAATGTTTAAAGAAATCCCTGTCTTTTCTCAATTTCCAACCTCTGGTTATGGGTATTCTGAAGAAACAAAACCAATGTTAAACACCTCTCACGGATTTATCCCTTGGGGAGATGCGCACCATCCAGATATCTCTCAATCAAAAGGAGAATTAGATGGTCGTTGGTTATTTATAAATGAAAACAACACGCCTCGTATTGCAAGACTTAGTCTTACCACATTTGAAACCGAAGAAATTATTGAAGTACCCAATAGTGCAGGTAACCACAGTTCTTCTTTTGTAACAGAAAACACAGAGTATGTTGTTGCAGGAACACGTTTTTCTGTACCAATTCCACAACGTGATATGCCTATTAAGGACTACAAAGGAAACTTTCAAGGGGCCTTATCTTTTATTAGCGTAGCACCAGAAACAGGTAACATGGATATTAAATTCCAAATCCTAATGCCAGGTTTTAACTACGATTTATCGCATCCTGGACGTGGCAAATCTCATGGTTGGTTCTTCTTTACAACGTATAATACTGAAGAAGCAAGCACACTTTTAGAGGTTAATGCATCACAAAATGATAAAGATTTTATTGCAGCTATAAACTGGAAAAAGATTGAAGACTATGTAAATAATGGCGGTGGAACAATGATTCCTGCTAATTATGCACATAACGTATATGACGACGAAACACACACAGCGACATCTACTATGAAAAAAGAGGTCCGTGTTGTAAATCCAATTGATGTTCCTGGAGCTGTTTACTTTATTCCAACACCAAAATCACCTCACGGTTGTGATGTAGATCCTTCTGGAGAATATATTGTTGGTAATGGTAAGTTATCGGCAAACTTAACAGTGCATTCTTTCACAAAAATGCTAGATGCTATTGAAAAAGAAAAATTTGCTGGTGAAGCTTACGGAATTCCAATATTAAACTTTGAAGATGTGTTAGCAGGCGTTGTGGAGCAACCAGGTTTAGGACCATTACACACTGAGTTTGATGGAAAAGGAAATGCATATACGACATTCTTTATTTCTTCTGAAGTTGTAAAATGGAAACTAGGAACATGGGAAGTTATCGACAGAAAACCTACTTATTACTCTGTTGGTCACTTAACAATCCCTGGAGGAAACTCTGGAAAACCACAAGGTAAATACATGTTTGCCATGAATAAGATTACTAAAGACAGATACCTACCAACGGGTCCAGAGATGGAACACTCAGCACAATTATATGATATCTCTGGAGACAAAATGGAGCTATTATTAGATTTCCCAACGCATGGAGAGCCACATTACGCTGCTGCAATGGAAGCAAGTATTATAAAGGAGCAATCTCAAAAAATCTATAAACTAGCAGATAATAAGCATCCATATGCTGCAAAATCTGATGCAGACACTAAGGTTGTTAGAGAAGGTAAAGAGGTACACATATACTTAACAACTATTAGAAGTCACTTCTCACCTGACAATATTGAAGGAATAAAAGTTGGAGATAAAGTATACTTCCACGTAACTAACTTAGAACAAGATTTTGATGTCCCACACGGATTTGCGGTAATAGGACAAAACAATTCAGAGTTACTAGTAATGCCAGGACAAACAAAAACATCTGTTTGGGAACCTAAACAAGTTGGTGTATGGCCATTTTACTGTACAGATTTCTGTTCTGCATTACACCAAGAAATGCAAGGTTACATAAGAGTCTCTGCAGCTGATTCAGACACACCAATTAAGTGGTCTCTAGGTGAAGATATCGAATAA
- a CDS encoding response regulator — MSTSIVIADDHPLMLRGLSDFITSKGFNIIGSAEDGQTAYNLIVKLKPDLALLDIRMPKMTGLEVAGACFKNELETKIILITFDNEEHLFDKAKAYNVFGYILKEFAVEEIETCIAHVLKGEAYFSEEIASYLNAKVSYSSSNLLEMLTPTEVKVVKFLSEKLTSTEIAKQLMSSPRTVEKHRSNIVKKLGLKKSHNELMLWANMNKDIIANISL; from the coding sequence ATGAGTACTTCAATTGTAATAGCAGATGACCACCCTTTAATGTTAAGAGGACTTTCTGACTTTATTACCTCTAAAGGTTTTAATATAATAGGTAGCGCGGAAGATGGTCAAACCGCTTATAATTTAATTGTTAAGCTTAAACCAGACTTAGCATTATTAGATATTAGAATGCCAAAAATGACAGGCTTAGAAGTTGCTGGTGCTTGTTTTAAAAATGAATTAGAGACTAAAATCATCCTAATTACATTTGATAATGAAGAGCACTTGTTTGACAAAGCAAAAGCATATAATGTCTTTGGATACATTTTAAAAGAATTTGCAGTTGAAGAAATTGAAACTTGTATAGCACATGTCTTAAAAGGAGAAGCTTATTTTAGTGAAGAAATAGCGTCTTACCTTAATGCTAAAGTCTCTTACTCTAGCTCTAATCTTTTAGAAATGCTAACTCCAACAGAAGTCAAGGTCGTTAAGTTCTTATCTGAGAAATTAACCTCAACCGAGATAGCAAAACAACTAATGAGCTCTCCAAGAACAGTAGAAAAGCACAGAAGTAATATTGTAAAAAAATTAGGCTTAAAAAAATCACATAACGAATTGATGCTTTGGGCAAATATGAATAAAGACATTATAGCAAATATATCGTTATAG
- a CDS encoding alpha-ketoglutarate decarboxylase: MKIKSINSSKIIILSMIACFFVTFGNAQDNLPQQKSEFWKNVRFGGGLGLSTGSNFFSATLAPTAIYQFDDSFALGVGLNATYNKSKNFYKSTILGASIIGIYTPIRDIQISGEFEQNHVNRNFDNPAFIDDTYWVPSLFIGAGYTTNNITIGIRYDVLYDDTKSIYANAWVPFVRVFF; encoded by the coding sequence ATGAAAATCAAATCAATTAACAGCTCTAAAATTATCATATTATCAATGATTGCTTGTTTTTTTGTAACTTTTGGTAATGCACAAGATAATTTACCACAGCAAAAAAGTGAATTTTGGAAAAATGTTCGTTTTGGTGGTGGATTAGGATTAAGCACCGGAAGCAACTTTTTTAGTGCAACATTAGCGCCAACCGCTATTTACCAATTTGATGACTCATTTGCTCTAGGGGTTGGTTTGAATGCAACCTACAATAAGAGTAAAAATTTTTACAAATCGACAATTCTAGGAGCAAGCATAATTGGAATCTACACGCCTATCAGAGACATACAAATTTCTGGTGAATTTGAGCAAAATCATGTGAATAGAAATTTTGACAACCCAGCTTTTATTGATGACACCTATTGGGTCCCTTCTTTATTTATCGGTGCAGGATACACTACCAATAATATAACCATTGGGATACGTTACGATGTTCTTTATGACGACACTAAAAGTATATACGCTAATGCTTGGGTCCCTTTTGTAAGAGTGTTCTTTTAA
- a CDS encoding TIGR02281 family clan AA aspartic protease yields MENTLKDFLFAKDYIRVKLKLTKTNHFEIKASINGVKGLFILDTGASNSCVGFEATSKFSLKKVKDSKVLAAGAGATNMKTQVSKNNTLKIGRLKIAKAALVLFDLSHVNTALINHDAQPVDGIIGADILKKVKGIIDYDKKYLYLKKLV; encoded by the coding sequence ATGGAAAACACGCTTAAAGACTTTTTATTTGCCAAGGACTACATTAGAGTCAAATTAAAATTAACTAAAACCAATCATTTTGAGATTAAAGCCTCAATAAACGGAGTTAAAGGCTTATTTATCTTAGATACAGGTGCGTCCAATAGTTGTGTCGGTTTTGAAGCTACAAGTAAATTTTCTTTAAAAAAAGTAAAAGATTCAAAGGTATTGGCTGCAGGTGCTGGAGCAACTAACATGAAAACTCAAGTTTCCAAAAACAATACATTAAAAATTGGGCGATTAAAAATAGCGAAAGCGGCTTTAGTTTTATTCGACTTGAGCCATGTCAACACAGCATTAATCAATCATGACGCGCAACCAGTTGATGGTATTATTGGTGCTGATATTTTAAAAAAAGTTAAAGGCATTATTGATTACGATAAAAAATATTTGTATTTAAAAAAATTAGTCTAA
- the odhB gene encoding 2-oxoglutarate dehydrogenase complex dihydrolipoyllysine-residue succinyltransferase translates to MILEMKVPSPGESITEVEIAEWLVQDGDYVEKDQPIAEVDSDKATLELPAEASGTITLKAEEGDAVAVGQVVCLIDTSAKAPEGDAPAKADKKVEAAPKKETKVETPKADTYASGTASPAAKKILAEKGMDTSTISGTGKDGRVTKNDAVNAVPSMGTPTGGDRSASNSKMSMLRRKVAERLVEAKNTTAMLTTFNEVNMSPVFALRKEYKETFKSKHGVGLGFMSFFSLAVVRALQMYPAVNSMIDGKEMKTFNFVDISIAVSGPKGLMVPVIRNAENLTFRGVESEVKRLALRARDGQITVDEMTGGTFTITNGGVFGSMLSTPIINPPQSGILGMHNIIERPIAVDGKVEIHPMMYVALSYDHRIIDGKESVGFLVAIKEALENPIELLMGNDIKKALEL, encoded by the coding sequence ATGATTTTAGAAATGAAAGTGCCTTCTCCAGGCGAATCTATAACAGAAGTTGAAATAGCAGAATGGTTAGTTCAAGATGGTGATTATGTAGAAAAAGACCAACCAATAGCTGAGGTTGATAGTGATAAAGCAACTTTAGAATTACCAGCAGAGGCTAGTGGTACTATTACGCTTAAAGCAGAAGAAGGTGATGCAGTAGCAGTTGGACAAGTGGTATGTTTAATAGATACTAGTGCAAAAGCTCCAGAAGGAGATGCACCAGCAAAAGCAGATAAAAAAGTAGAAGCAGCACCAAAAAAAGAAACAAAAGTAGAAACCCCAAAAGCAGATACTTATGCTTCTGGAACAGCAAGTCCTGCGGCTAAAAAGATTTTAGCAGAAAAAGGGATGGATACAAGTACTATATCTGGGACAGGAAAAGATGGACGTGTCACTAAAAATGATGCCGTAAATGCTGTGCCATCTATGGGAACACCAACAGGTGGAGACCGTAGTGCTTCAAATTCTAAAATGTCAATGTTACGTCGTAAAGTAGCAGAGCGTTTAGTAGAAGCTAAAAACACGACAGCAATGTTAACTACTTTTAACGAGGTAAACATGTCTCCTGTTTTTGCATTACGTAAAGAATATAAGGAAACTTTTAAGTCTAAACATGGTGTTGGTTTAGGGTTTATGTCATTTTTCTCATTAGCAGTTGTGCGTGCATTACAAATGTATCCTGCTGTTAATTCTATGATAGATGGTAAGGAAATGAAAACATTTAACTTCGTAGATATTAGTATAGCAGTTTCTGGACCAAAAGGATTAATGGTACCAGTGATTAGAAATGCTGAAAACTTAACCTTTAGAGGTGTCGAGTCAGAAGTTAAAAGATTAGCACTTAGAGCTAGAGATGGTCAAATCACTGTAGATGAAATGACAGGAGGTACTTTTACAATTACAAACGGAGGTGTTTTTGGTAGTATGTTATCTACTCCAATTATAAATCCACCTCAAAGTGGAATTTTAGGAATGCATAATATTATAGAGCGCCCAATAGCTGTAGATGGAAAAGTAGAAATTCATCCTATGATGTATGTTGCATTATCTTATGACCATAGAATAATTGATGGTAAAGAAAGTGTAGGCTTTTTAGTTGCTATTAAAGAGGCATTAGAGAATCCAATTGAATTACTTATGGGTAATGATATTAAGAAAGCTTTAGAGCTTTAA
- a CDS encoding c-type cytochrome, producing MKTTLKLMTVLFITMLISCGGKEEKKKEEFSYKKKETTEKTTAPKAEKTPPSKQIDLTNKGLGPIKSVTLAAEIDQTMVTLGADVYKKMCTACHRTNKKFIGPPPTGILSRRTPEWIMNMILNPEQMVKEDPLAKELLMEFNGSPMANQGLTEKEARAVLEYFRTLK from the coding sequence ATGAAAACAACACTAAAATTAATGACCGTATTATTTATAACCATGCTAATTAGTTGTGGTGGTAAAGAAGAAAAGAAAAAAGAAGAATTCTCTTACAAGAAAAAGGAAACTACAGAAAAGACGACTGCACCAAAAGCAGAAAAAACACCACCTTCTAAACAAATAGACTTAACTAACAAAGGTCTCGGCCCTATAAAATCGGTAACACTTGCGGCAGAAATAGATCAAACGATGGTTACTCTTGGCGCTGACGTTTATAAAAAAATGTGTACTGCTTGTCACAGAACAAACAAAAAATTTATAGGACCACCACCAACAGGAATATTAAGTCGTCGTACTCCAGAATGGATTATGAATATGATTTTAAATCCAGAGCAAATGGTAAAAGAAGATCCGTTAGCTAAAGAATTATTAATGGAATTTAATGGTTCTCCTATGGCAAATCAAGGCCTTACTGAAAAAGAAGCAAGAGCGGTCTTAGAATATTTCAGAACACTTAAATAA